One window of Helicobacter winghamensis ATCC BAA-430 genomic DNA carries:
- the groES gene encoding co-chaperone GroES translates to MNFKPLGERVLVERLEENTTTASGIIIPDNAKEKPLEGIVKAIGTEVKEVSVNDKVVFGKYSGTEVKLDSKEYLILKLEDVLGVIA, encoded by the coding sequence ATGAATTTTAAACCACTTGGAGAAAGAGTCTTAGTAGAAAGACTTGAAGAAAATACAACAACAGCATCTGGAATCATTATCCCTGATAATGCAAAAGAAAAGCCACTTGAGGGGATTGTTAAGGCAATTGGTACAGAAGTGAAAGAAGTAAGCGTTAATGATAAAGTTGTATTTGGCAAGTATTCTGGCACAGAAGTAAAACTTGACAGTAAGGAATATTTGATTTTAAAACTTGAAGATGTTTTGGGCGTAATTGCTTAA